One Natrinema marinum genomic window carries:
- a CDS encoding universal stress protein, which yields MYDRILLPTDAEKGTELATEHAIAAAERTGAELHLLYVVDSDVYASYSGDEYVHEFEGLEAALEQVGEDALESAAEAAREAGLEPTTVVRHGSPHEEILAYADEADVDLLVMGSKERSGEYRQLLGSVTDRVARLASRPVTIVKTPVEEDDAD from the coding sequence ATGTACGACCGGATTCTGCTGCCGACCGACGCGGAGAAAGGGACGGAACTGGCGACCGAACATGCCATCGCTGCTGCCGAGCGGACCGGCGCGGAGCTACACCTGCTGTACGTCGTCGACAGCGATGTCTACGCCTCCTACAGCGGCGACGAGTACGTCCACGAGTTCGAAGGACTCGAGGCCGCCCTCGAACAGGTCGGCGAGGACGCCCTCGAGTCGGCGGCCGAAGCGGCCAGGGAGGCGGGGCTCGAGCCGACGACGGTCGTTCGACACGGCTCGCCCCACGAGGAAATCCTCGCGTACGCCGACGAGGCGGACGTGGATCTGCTCGTGATGGGGTCGAAGGAACGGTCCGGCGAGTACCGTCAACTGCTGGGGAGCGTCACCGACCGCGTCGCGCGGCTGGCCTCGCGGCCGGTGACGATCGTCAAAACGCCGGTAGAAGAAGACGACGCGGACTGA
- the serB gene encoding phosphoserine phosphatase SerB: MTVVAFDFDGTLSDSEMTVLLGSRRDVAEDMADITERAMNDEIGYAESLRKRAALLEGLPESEAEAAFDEVVLREGAADLIEELNAAGVTTAILTGGFERGVAAALEREGVAVDHIVSNRLPMRGGELTGAVEGPLIEGTKDDALEDLADDVGVDLADTVAVGDGANDLPMLEVAGLAVGFEPKPAVEPHCDVVVSSMAEAREVLLEESVLTEP; this comes from the coding sequence ATGACAGTCGTCGCTTTCGACTTCGACGGGACGCTTTCGGACTCCGAGATGACCGTGCTGCTCGGTAGCCGCCGCGACGTTGCCGAGGACATGGCCGACATCACCGAGCGCGCGATGAACGACGAGATCGGCTACGCCGAGAGTCTGCGCAAACGCGCGGCCCTCCTCGAGGGGCTCCCGGAGTCCGAGGCCGAGGCCGCCTTCGACGAGGTCGTCCTTCGGGAGGGGGCCGCCGACCTCATCGAGGAACTGAACGCGGCCGGTGTCACGACCGCCATCCTCACGGGCGGCTTCGAACGCGGCGTCGCGGCTGCCTTAGAGCGCGAGGGCGTCGCCGTCGACCATATCGTCTCGAATCGGCTCCCGATGCGGGGCGGCGAACTCACCGGCGCGGTCGAGGGACCGCTGATCGAGGGGACCAAAGACGACGCGCTCGAGGACCTCGCCGACGACGTGGGCGTCGATCTCGCGGACACCGTCGCGGTCGGCGACGGAGCCAACGACCTGCCGATGCTCGAGGTCGCCGGACTGGCGGTCGGCTTCGAACCCAAGCCAGCGGTCGAACCCCACTGTGATGTCGTCGTCTCGTCGATGGCCGAGGCCCGTGAGGTGCTGCTCGAGGAGTCCGTCCTCACCGAGCCCTGA